aGCATTACgatcataataaaatttttgttctttttgcCTATTTAATAACTTCTGTCTTATATTTTCATGAACTTTTGgtttcaacaatttttttgaTGTCGGCAGAATGCTTTTAAATTTCCTACTCTGTAACAATTCTGCCGGAGAAGGTAATTCCGTTGACAAGGGAGTATTTAAATATTCTAATAAAGCCAAGCGATAATCCGAGCCATTTTCTTTAGTCTTAATCATGATATGTTTTACCGTCTGAATCATACGCTCAACTTGTCCGTTCGACTGCGGGTAATGAGGTGAAGAAGTAATATGCTTAAATTCCCACTCTAAAGCAAATTTTCTAAAGCAATTTGAGCTAAATTGGGGGCCCGAATCCGAAATTACAATCGAAGGAATTCCTTGGtgacaaaaaatattctttaaacaattaattataaacacAGAGTCGGTACACTGTAATTCTacaatttcaaaaaacttactGTAATAATCAACTATCATTAGGTAATTTAAGCCCTTCAAATGAAATAAGTCAACGCCAACTTTCACCCACGGACTATCAGGAATTTCATGAGACTGTAATGTCTCCTTTTGATTGAATTTTTTATGCGCAAGACAAACATCacaactatttattaaatttattaaatcattATTTAACCCTGGCCAAAATATTGTCTCTCTAGCCCTCAACTTAGTTTTTTCTAATCCCATGTGACCTATGTGTAGTCTACCTAACATTTCTTTTCGTAAAGCCTTCGGTACCACTACCCTTTCACTTTTCCATATCAATCCATAAGCAACTGATAAACTCTCTTTATAATTCCAATACGGCCTAACTAACTCCACTACATCACTCTTTTCCCCCGGCCAACCTCTATTTATGTACTTCTTCACCTGTTGCAACTCACTATCATTCTCAGTACCTTTCTGCAAAGCTATAAACTGCGCATTGTGAAAATATTGCGTGAGCGCCGATGCCGCATCGCGAGTGACGGCACACACCTCGTCATGCAGACAGTCTTGTGTCGAATGAAGCGCCTCGGCTGCGGCCGCCGGTTCATATGCACGCGATAGTGCATCGGCGATATATAGGTGCTTACCTGGCTTGTACACGAGTTTAAATGTATAACGCTGCAATCTTAATAACATCCTTTGCAAACGCGCAGGAGCGTCTGTTATCggttttttaataatgcttATCAGCGGCTTATGGTCGGTTTCAATGGTCACATCTGTCTTTCCATAAATATATGCATAAAACTTTTCACACGCAAACACACATGCGTACAGTTCCTTCTCGATCTGTGCATATCTCTGTTCAGCCTTAGTCAACGCCTTGGATGCATAACAGACCGGCAAATTGTTTTGCATTAAACATGCACCTAACCCACTCTTACTCGCGTCCACTGATATTATAATCGGTTTATTCCCATCGTAATATTGCAAAACTGGGCGACTCGACAGACATAGCTTAATATCTTGAAAACATTTATCATGACTTTCATTCCAGTGCCACTCAATTTCCTTTCTTAATAATTCTCGCAATGGCTGAACCCTATCCGATAGATTAGGAATAAAACTACCTATATAATTAACTAAACCCAAAAATCTTTCTACATCTTTTTTATCCTTAGGGATTGGCATTTTTGTAATAGCCGTGATGTGACTGTCATCCGGACACAGCCCATTTTTCGTAATCCTATGTCCTAAGTACTTTATTTCTTCCAACCCAAACCtacacttatttttatttaattttaaattaatttttctacATCTTTCCAACACTTTCCTCAATCTTTCATCATGCTCCTCTTTATTACACCCATATATTAGTAAGTCATCGATATACATGCACACTCCTTCAAGGTCATCAAAGTTTTCTatcatttttttatgaaatacttCCGATGCTGAACAAATTCCAAAAGGCATCCTCAAGAACTTGTACCTCCCAAATGGAGTATTAAACGTACAATACGAACTGCTTGTGTCATCTAAAGCAATATTCCAAAAGCCCGAGGAAGCGTCTAAGGTACTAAAATATCTAGCTCCCGATAACCTTGATAGAATTTCATCCAAGGTTGGTAACCTAAAATGTTCCCGCTTAATTGCTTGATTTAACTCCTTGGGATCTAAGCATATACGCAAGTCACCATTAGGTTTTTTAACTACCGTAATACTGCTAACCCAATCAGATGGACCCTCAACTTTAGTAATTATCTTCTGCGATtccatttcatttaattttttctttacatcCTCCTTAATAGCAAACGGTAACTTCCTCGGCGCATGTACGACAGGAACAGCATCGTCctttaaatgtattttatattgaCCCGGTAAGCATCCAAGACCTTGAAATACGTCCTCAAACTTCGTTATAAAACCTGGACTGTTATCATTACTCTGTACCGACATGACACGCCTAACTACGTCTAATTCCGTACAAGCATGACGTCCCAGTATGGGTACAGACTGAACTCTGGCTACTTTGAATTCGAGCAAATAAGTTTTGTCCTTGTAACTCAcatatagaaatatttttccCAGGACGTCTATGCTTGCCCCGGAATAACCACTTAACTTTGTTTTTGTCTGCAATAAACACTCCTGGCCTATATTtaacttttcaaaataatgTAACGGCAAAACATTTACATCAGCTCCTGTATCTAATTTAAATCTAATCCAAGTTCCACATATTTTTAAGCTAAGATTCCAATCACTACTATTACTTAGGGAATAGATTACCTGTTCGTCAGATTCCTCGACATAATGTACGCCACAAACGCGGGCAAAATGATTCATCCCTGAACACCGCACACACCTTTGACCATATGCCGGGCACTCAAACTTTTTATGCACAATTCCACAATAATTACACATTTTACTAGAACCCGGAACCGCACGCCACTGGTTCACGTTGAACTCGCTCGGCGCTAGGAGGCGCCCGCGTGGCCGCGGCGCAAGCGCACGCGGAGAGCGCGCCTCCGTCGGCGCCCGTCCGCCTCGCCAGCGCGCGGCGCGCCGCACGTTCTCCGGCTCCGCCGCCACATCGCGTCCCGCGCTCCGAGCTCGCCCTCTTGATGACGTCATCTTCGACTTCACAAATGAAACATCTTTCTGCGATCGATTCACTTGATGAACGTTATACAATTGCGTCTCTTCCCTTTCAGGTTTGATTTTTTCCGAGTACGTCCGTGATGCGATAGCTGCACGACAAATATCCATAGCCTTTTTTAACGACAAATCATCTTCTCTTAGCAAGCGTTCACGAATTGCCGTACTCGAAATGCCACATACCAATCGATCCTTGATAAGTTCATCATGTAAATCACGAAATTCACACGTTTGAGCTAACTTTCCTAGCTCAAAAACGTACTGTTCAATGGATTCATTGTCTTGTTGATGACGCATAAAAAACTTGTGACGCTCGACCGTAACATTCCGTTTTGTTTGAAATTGCTCATCTAACGTTTTCCAAACTTGTTCAATAGTCGTACATTTGTCCGGCAAACGATCCAAAATATCTCGACACTGTTCACCCACCACATGCAACAGAATATTCACTTGAATTTCTATTGGCTTCTTGGTTATCTCGCACGCTTTACTGTAAATTTCATAACTTCGCTTCCATTTTGTCCATCTCTCATTGAGGCTCCCGGCATCCGATGCATTCTTATCGAAGCAAAACGAAGACGGCGGTGATAATACACTTTCCATGTCTAAACTTTAACCACTTTTccacgttttatttttatttaacgacTGCGCCATGTGAGGAGTGTCAATCAAACACGAGCGTTAGGCATGCACTGATTTATTATATTCACATGACCGATATCCTTTACATATATTTCATACTACCCTCACAGTAACACCTATTTTTATTCACTGAAAAATGgtataaaagttaaaaccatAAATGTGTAAATTTTTACGAAGTGCTTCCTTGAATTAATTGACTAGGATCTAACTATATTCATACTCAGTCAAAAAATTATTTGCATACTTTAGATGTCACATTTATCTATtttcaatcatttatttaaattcagaCTAGGTGCTACCTACTACGTCGTACTGCGATGATCTGTAATATGCCGATTGGTTGAGGCCGCTTGTGAGGTACAGCTAAAGGCCGTAattcgtttagcaccttaatgatcatattcgcgtgacATGGTTTTGCACAttcgttaggtgtgtgtggagTGTTTATAGTTCATTCTAACATtctaagtgcgacaggtttttgatgcaatagttcgcggaattgctactcgaattctgaggccgaccgtacgtAGAGTCGCGGAAGGTTGACAATGACCTTGACAGCCTTGATTTGTACGGCAAGTGTACCCGCAACCTGCAGGttgattccggaaaacctgcatcaaaaATTGTTGTAATTTGCTAAATacatggtattcttgttgcaacaatgcattgtagccaatagtgagtgagtttcaaccaatcagaggtgattgcgattacTACAAGTAGCGGTCTTTTTACCGTAACCGAGCCTCTGCGACCTTTCTCACAAGCCGCCTCAGCTAAACGGTATAACATTACAGTTAAACATAAGCAGCTGTCAAGTGTCGGTGATTTTGATCAAACTCAGATATAAAATTTTCAgtattttgctataatttagctttttaaaaattttgacaaCAAAGGCGTCTCTATTCATTTTAGTCTACTTTCACGAATGACGCCTCAGCGTCGCCTCACAGCCGTTaattcatatttcatactaATAGCAACTTTCAAAACCCTAATAGCCTACTAAGTGAGACATTTGTTGACCCAACACGCCTAAAGGGTAAGGGTTTAAGGTTTCCTAGGAGAGCGGTTCTGCTACATAGCGGTCGTAATGTAGCGACAGTCTGTATATAAAAAAGACGGCATGGAAAAAGCGATGCTTCTCCTCGTAATGTCAACCAAGAATTATTGAAAATCTAGCAGTattttagcaataaggccgcctttgcacgaTTTGTATAGTTTCTTAGGTTTCGGTTTACagagtttatttctcagaaattataaattacaaccagttcggccgtgaaaagctatcaaacagacagacagagttaAGTTATAATATTGATATGAAAATAGTGTTGTTCTATATTCTTTTATTTAAGCCAGCAAGATGCCTTTCATTTTGGTTCCCTGATTCATGAATAAATCAGAAACGCGtcctgaaaatattatgaaatattttcgCAAGAGCTGTTTGCCGTATGTTGTGAAAACATTCTTGATCCGCTTACGTTACGACCGTGTCGCAGGATGCCTACTCTTTGAGCGTGAACCGGATAAAACTTGTATTtgtacaaaaggaaaaactgactgactgatatattaaATTGCAGACCTAAAGCTGAAACAGATAGgtccgaaaatcttgaaattttgtattttggtatatcattttaattttattgtagctGTAGGTGATACCCGCAAAGTTGTCCGCATGGGTTGAGTTTCAAAAATTCCCGTAGAAACTAttgtccgcgacaggttgagatggcaatcggggtatgagacgggaGGACGCCTcgcacatccgcacgtcacccgtgctaGCCCGCACCGGGAAAGCGctggggctgtgcgggtgtgcggggtgttcCCTACCCGATAGCCATTTctacctgtcgtgtactatagtaggtatatacgagctgtgaaaaaatatagactcaaatcattttttcaatgttttaaaGATTAAACTCAACAAACTTAAGCTCTAACAAAGTCATCTAATACTAAATATGCCCACATGCATGGTACGTATAATACGGTTTGTCTGTGCGTGACCTTGACGTCGAGCGCAACGCTTGTTGTCACACGTATCGACTTGCACTGTGAATAATTATAAACTCAGTCGCAATTAGAACGTGATAAGGGAAAGTGCTTGcatcttttatttgttatttaagaAGTTTAAATTGACgagtttatattttttgtggtgattatattttaattaccttGGATAATGCCTCGTGGTAAACAATTAAGTGATATAGAAAAACAAAGAATTATCTATTTGAGAAGCTGTGGTAAAACTCAAAGACAAATAGCCCACATTATTGGTAGATCACAGAGTGTGGTAAAGAATTTTTTGAAGCTAGGAATTGAAAATTATGGCAAAAGTAAACGATCTGGCCGACCTCCTAAGTTTTCTTCTACCGTGAAACGCGCCATTTTAAGGGAATTGTCGAACACTGGAGCATCGTCATCGGCGCTGGTGCACAGATATAACTTAGATTGTGATCCGAGTCTTATTAGGAAGTGGGCAAAAGCATCCGGATATTTGAAATATCGGAAATATCTTAGTAAACCTGCCTTGAAAGAGCATCACATTGCAGACCGACTTAAATTCgcagataaatatttaaaaaaagggcAAGATTTTTGGCAACACgttattttttgtgatgaaaagaAGTTTAATTTTGATGGTCCTGACGGTTTCAAATATTACTGGCATGATTTAAGACACGACACAAAAATAATGTCACGTCGAACACGCGGAGGTGGATCAGTCATGGTATGGGGCGGCATCACTGGCCATCTAAAGACAGAATTGGCGTTTTGTAACAGTCGAATGAACGCTGCTAAATATCAAGATCTTCTACATGATTACCTTTTACCTTTCATAACCCTGACTGAAgacgaaaatattatttttcaacaaGATAACGCTCCAATACATGTTGCTAAGAGTACAAAAAAGTGGTTGTATGACTTTGGTATATCGACATTACAGTGGCCAGCGTGTAGTCCGGACTTAAATCCGATGGAGAATGTGTGGGGGATTCTAGCAAGGAAAGTTTACGATAGAGAAAAGCCTCCTATAAATGATATTCAACAACTCAAACAGAGACTGCAGTCTTCTTGGTCTGAAGTTTCACACACTGTAATTAAGAAGTTAATTGATAGCGTACCTAACAGATTAATAGACGTTATTAAAAATAAGGGTAAATGGACAAAATATTAGCTAAATATAACATGCATTATGTACGTTgagtttataatttttcactACGAACATccattgaattttttattatttggttttttcTTCAtcaatcaaaaatataaaagtgatCTATTTATATGAAGAGAGTAATGACTTTGTAACATTTACTAAATGAAACGATATTTAATAATctgtacttattttataataaaaattgaaaatattgttgAGTCTATATTTTTTCACAGCTCTGTACATCGATGTGCAAAATCATGCTCCGTTGTAGCGTGGTTAAAGGATTTACTTGtaccaacaaacacacatttgcgcataattataatattataagtaggataggataagtaatttataaaaacgGATATGTGgaaagatttttagaaattctatGCAA
The window above is part of the Maniola jurtina chromosome 12, ilManJurt1.1, whole genome shotgun sequence genome. Proteins encoded here:
- the LOC123870497 gene encoding uncharacterized protein LOC123870497; translated protein: MESVLSPPSSFCFDKNASDAGSLNERWTKWKRSYEIYSKACEITKKPIEIQVNILLHVVGEQCRDILDRLPDKCTTIEQVWKTLDEQFQTKRNVTVERHKFFMRHQQDNESIEQYVFELGKLAQTCEFRDLHDELIKDRLVCGISSTAIRERLLREDDLSLKKAMDICRAAIASRTYSEKIKPEREETQLYNVHQVNRSQKDVSFVKSKMTSSRGRARSAGRDVAAEPENVRRAARWRGGRAPTEARSPRALAPRPRGRLLAPSEFNVNQWRAVPGSSKMCNYCGIVHKKFECPAYGQRCVRCSGMNHFARVCGVHYVEESDEQVIYSLSNSSDWNLSLKICGTWIRFKLDTGADVNVLPLHYFEKLNIGQECLLQTKTKLSGYSGASIDVLGKIFLYVSYKDKTYLLEFKVARVQSVPILGRHACTELDVVRRVMSVQSNDNSPGFITKFEDVFQGLGCLPGQYKIHLKDDAVPVVHAPRKLPFAIKEDVKKKLNEMESQKIITKVEGPSDWVSSITVVKKPNGDLRICLDPKELNQAIKREHFRLPTLDEILSRLSGARYFSTLDASSGFWNIALDDTSSSYCTFNTPFGRYKFLRMPFGICSASEVFHKKMIENFDDLEGVCMYIDDLLIYGCNKEEHDERLRKVLERCRKINLKLNKNKCRFGLEEIKYLGHRITKNGLCPDDSHITAITKMPIPKDKKDVERFLGLVNYIGSFIPNLSDRVQPLRELLRKEIEWHWNESHDKCFQDIKLCLSSRPVLQYYDGNKPIIISVDASKSGLGACLMQNNLPVCYASKALTKAEQRYAQIEKELYACVFACEKFYAYIYGKTDVTIETDHKPLISIIKKPITDAPARLQRMLLRLQRYTFKLVYKPGKHLYIADALSRAYEPAAAAEALHSTQDCLHDEVCAVTRDAASALTQYFHNAQFIALQKGTENDSELQQVKKYINRGWPGEKSDVVELVRPYWNYKESLSVAYGLIWKSERVVVPKALRKEMLEWEFKHITSSPHYPQSNGQVERMIQTVKHIMIKTKENGSDYRLALLEYLNTPLSTELPSPAELLQSRKFKSILPTSKKLLKPKVHENIRQKLLNRQKEQKFYYDRNAKDLIKLGKGEKVRIYDLRIKRWVPGTISRILANRSYEVTTLNGKKLVRNRRHIMIDSSQRQDTPCYGFDYDDIDCNTEIEREPSQSQSNSTVNCNNYVTRSGRTVRPPDRWGFT
- the LOC123870498 gene encoding uncharacterized protein LOC123870498 codes for the protein MPRGKQLSDIEKQRIIYLRSCGKTQRQIAHIIGRSQSVVKNFLKLGIENYGKSKRSGRPPKFSSTVKRAILRELSNTGASSSALVHRYNLDCDPSLIRKWAKASGYLKYRKYLSKPALKEHHIADRLKFADKYLKKGQDFWQHVIFCDEKKFNFDGPDGFKYYWHDLRHDTKIMSRRTRGGGSVMVWGGITGHLKTELAFCNSRMNAAKYQDLLHDYLLPFITLTEDENIIFQQDNAPIHVAKSTKKWLYDFGISTLQWPACSPDLNPMENVWGILARKVYDREKPPINDIQQLKQRLQSSWSEVSHTVIKKLIDSVPNRLIDVIKNKGKWTKY